One window of the Eucalyptus grandis isolate ANBG69807.140 chromosome 8, ASM1654582v1, whole genome shotgun sequence genome contains the following:
- the LOC104416308 gene encoding uncharacterized protein LOC104416308, whose translation MCPPNTSIMESREVNLPAPEFKKDDRQEEPKLETASDASSGGETIVAGNIEGKKSQENGSFQAMPSNIWNFGSATRKEKESRRTLACKLYEERHGNGDDTGEGMDRLWELYEDEWNEESSETESGRERGQTSDDEDDDEVEVSEETCCLEAFRLSAGKVNNLGLVRPNLVRISRAISGIRRLHQVATHSK comes from the coding sequence ATGTGTCCGCCTAATACTTCCATAATGGAATCCAGAGAAGTCAACCTACCTGCCCCAGAATTCAAGAAAGATGATCGACAAGAAGAGCCAAAGTTGGAAACAGCATCCGATGCATCATCAGGCGGTGAAACAATTGTTGCTGGAAACATTGAAGGGAAGAAATCCCAAGAAAACGGGAGTTTCCAAGCGATGCCTTCGAATATTTGGAATTTCGGGTCAGCGACGAGGAAGGAAAAGGAATCGAGGAGAACGTTGGCGTGCAAGCTCTACGAGGAGCGGCACGGCAACGGGGATGATACTGGAGAGGGGATGGATCGGTTGTGGGAGCTGTACGAGGACGAATGGAACGAAGAGAGCAGCGAGACGGAGTCGGGGAGGGAAAGAGGACAGACAAGCGACGACGAGGACGATGACGAAGTTGAAGTGAGCGAAGAAACGTGTTGCTTGGAGGCATTTAGGTTATCAGCTGGGAAGGTGAACAATCTGGGACTAGTGAGGCCTAATTTGGTCAGGATTTCCAGGGCCATCAGCGGGATTCGGAGGTTGCATCAGGTGGCTACGCATAGCAAGTAG
- the LOC104416310 gene encoding uncharacterized protein LOC104416310, which yields MVREEFEVHQFLLGVSHWQSAESNAGVPEMPVDEFFIHNDGDDVEEDDHDGVGAFDNLKEELQNKIFQEKETKWPPNIFSMESGEVDPPAPDFKKAYRRENPRLEIESNASSGNEKIVAGNIEGKISQENGSFQAMPSNLWNFRSATRKEKEWRRTLACKLYEERYGNEDDNEEGMDRLWERYEDESNQKSSETKSGKERKWTGDYEDDGEVGVSEELCCLEAIKLSAGKVNNLGLARPNLVRISRAIKGIRRLHQVATHSKKN from the coding sequence ATGGTCCGTGAGGAGTTTGAAGTGCACCAGTTTCTGCTTGGAGTTTCCCATTGGCAGTCAGCCGAGAGTAATGCAGGAGTACCCGAAATGCCAGTTGACGAGTTCTTCATTCATAATGATGGCGATGATGTCGAAGAGGATGACCATGATGGTGTTGGTGCATTTGACAATTTGAAGGAAGAATTGCAGAATAAAATTTTCCAGGAAAAGGAAACGAAGTGGCCACCTAATATTTTCAGCATGGAATCCGGAGAAGTCGACCCACCTGCCCCAGATTTCAAGAAAGCTTATCGACGAGAAAACCCAAGGTTGGAAATAGAATCCAATGCGTCATCTGGCAATGAAAAAATTGTTGCTGGAAACATTGAAGGGAAGATATCCCAGGAGAACGGGAGTTTCCAAGCGATGCCCTCGAATCTCTGGAATTTCAGGTCAGCAACgaggaaggaaaaggaatgGAGGAGAACGTTGGCGTGTAAGCTCTATGAGGAGCGGTACGGCAATGAGGATGATAATGAAGAAGGGATGGATCGGTTGTGGGAGCGTTACGAGGACGAATCAAACCAAAAGAGCAGCGAGACAAAGTcagggaaggaaagaaaatggacAGGCGACTATGAAGACGATGGTGAAGTTGGAGTGAGCGAAGAATTGTGTTGCTTGGAGGCAATTAAGTTATCAGCGGGGAAGGTGAATAATCTGGGACTAGCGAGGCCCAATTTGGTCAGGATTTCCAGGGCCATCAAAGGGATTCGGAGGTTGCATCAGGTGGCTACGCATAGCAAGAAGAACTGA
- the LOC104456523 gene encoding oleoyl-acyl carrier protein thioesterase 1, chloroplastic, with the protein MLKFSWNATDHVKALAPCRFLHAPKPGLLPSGRRAAAAAVVSCYPASKAPTLAVVSDGSGLVEPWSGSLVDRLRLGGLTEDGLSYKERFLVRSYEVGINKTATVETMANLLQEVACNQVQSLGFSTDGFATTSTMRKMNLIWVTARMHIEIYKYPAWSDVVEIETWFHGEGRIGTRRDWILKDYANGQVIGRATSKWVMMNQETRRLQKVNDDVRDEYLIFCPRESRLAFPEENNGSLKKIAKLEDPAQYSRLGLVPRRVDLDMNQHVNNVTYIGWVLESMPQEIIDSYELQTITLDYRRECQHDNVVDSLSSHEPDENLEAISQLNGTNGSAVYPATEDYRQFLHLLRFSGDGLEINRGRTRWRKKPMR; encoded by the exons ATGTTGAAGTTCTCCTGGAACGCCACGGACCATGTCAAAGCCCTGGCCCCATGCAGATTCCTCCACGCGCCAAAGCCCGGGCTCCTCCCTTCCGGGCGgagggccgccgccgccgccgtcgtctcTTGCTATCCGGCGAGCAAAGCCCCGACCTTGGCGGTCGTCTCCGACGGGTCGGGCCTGGTCGAGCCCTGGTCGGGCAGCTTGGTCGACCGGCTCAGGTTGGGCGGCTTGACCGAGGACGGGCTGTCGTACAAGGAGAGGTTCCTGGTGAGGTCCTATGAGGTGGGGATCAACAAGACGGCCACCGTCGAGACCATGGCCAATCTGTTGCAG GAGGTTGCGTGTAATCAAGTTCAGAGTCTTGGATTTTCGACTGATGGATTTGCGACGACCTCTACGATGCGGAAAATGAATCTCATATGGGTAACTGCCCGTATGCATATTGAAATATACAAATACCCAGCTTG GAGTGATGTGGTGGAAATAGAGACGTGGTTTCATGGAGAAGGCAGGATCGGAACTAGACGAGACTGGATACTGAAGGACTATGCAAATGGTCAAGTTATTGGAAGAGCTACTAG CAAGTGGGTCATGATGAATCAGGAAACTAGAAGACTTCAGAAGGTCAACGATGATGTTCGTGATGAGTATCTGATTTTCTGTCCACGAGAATCAAG ACTAGCGTTCCCAGAGGAGAACAATGGCAGCTTAAAAAAAATAGCTAAGTTGGAAGACCCTGCTCAATATTCGAGGCTGGGGCTTGTT CCTAGACGAGTTGATCTGGACATGAACCAACATGTCAACAACGTCACCTACATCGGATGGGTTCTGGAG AGCATGCCTCAAGAAATTATTGACTCCTACGAACTGCAGACAATCACGCTGGATTACAGGCGTGAGTGTCAGCATGACAATGTTGTCGATTCGCTCAGCAGTCATGAACCAGATGAGAACTTGGAGGCCATCTCGCAGCTCAATGGAACCAATGGATCGGCTGTGTATCCGGCCACAGAAGATTATCGCCAGTTTCTCCACCTACTCAGGTTCTCTGGTGACGGCCTAGAAATAAACCGTGGCCGCACCCGGTGGAGAAAGAAGCCTATGAGGTAA